One genomic segment of Theobroma cacao cultivar B97-61/B2 chromosome 6, Criollo_cocoa_genome_V2, whole genome shotgun sequence includes these proteins:
- the LOC18596795 gene encoding cysteine-rich receptor-like protein kinase 26 → MDSSRLALLFFLVSIQLSALTSVQPEKLLRLCSTQSNFTMNSTYGNNLKHLFSTITSNTQIDYGFYNVSYGQNSDEVNALGLCRGDVKPDICRSCITNATNEFTENCPNQREAIVWYDECMLRYSNHSIFGKMQFPPAWVMENVNNVSKVNQFNQVLAILLGDLRIQAASGDSLHKFATGNATVSNSQAIYALAQCTPDLSQVECNNCLSNATESLPLWRVGARILTPSCTVRYENYIFYGPLVDMPPPTMSPASPPVDDAPLSPPADVPPPPSLVTPAPPPQQPNLATRKAAMDSSRLAVLFSLVFIRLCAFTYAEPVKLVQVCSHKSDFSLNSTYENNLNDLYLTTITSNTKIDHGFFSASYGEDSDKVNAIGLCRGDLVADICRSCINDAINDFAEYCPNQREAIAWYDECMLRYSNRSIFGKMEVEPFRSLVNVNVVNNVTNVTHFNQVLATLLDRLKTQAASGRSLRRVATGNANVSKSQTLYAMVQCTPDLSPEDCNDCLRNVTESLPRCCNGRKGARVLTPSCNIRYENHLFYGPLVDMTPPTPSPASLAVDAPSSPPVDAPSSPPVDAPAFPPVYAPAFPPVDAPASPPVDAPVLPPFDEPVLPPEDYDSPLLPPYDASSPPPPEPPAPPLQQPDHATGNGDMNSKFQALGTAVLLMILQYFIF, encoded by the exons ATGGACTCTTCAAGACTGGCATTGCTATTCTTTCTCGTTTCTATCCAACTTTCTGCTCTCACATCTGTTCAGCCAGAAAAGCTCCTTCGACTCTGTTCGACCCAAAGCAACTTCACCATGAATAGCACCTACGGGAACAATCTCAAACACCTCTTTTCCACCATTACCTCCAACACCCAGATAGACTACGGTTTTTACAACGTTTCTTATGGCCAAAACTCTGACGAGGTCAATGCTTTAGGTCTGTGTAGAGGAGATGTTAAGCCAGATATTTGCCGTAGTTGCATAACTAACGCCACTAATGAGTTCACAGAAAACTGCCCTAACCAGAGGGAGGCCATTGTTTGGTACGATGAGTGTATGTTAAGATACTCAAATCATTCCATATTTGGTAAAATGCAATTCCCACCTGCTTGGGTAATGGAAAATGTCAACAATGTCTCCAAagtaaatcaattcaatcagGTGTTGGCAATCTTGTTGGGTGACCTTAGAATTCAAGCGGCCTCTGGCGATTCCCTTCACAAGTTTGCAACAGGGAATGCTACTGTTTCCAACTCGCAGGCTATATATGCGTTGGCTCAGTGCACTCCTGATTTGTCCCAAGTGGAATGTAACAATTGCCTGAGTAATGCCACGGAATCACTTCCACTATGGAGGGTAGGAGCCAGAATTCTGACACCAAGCTGTACTGTTAGGTATGAGAATTATATCTTCTATGGCCCTTTGGTTGATATGCCACCCCCAACGATGTCACCAGCATCACCGCCGGTTGATGACGCACCATTATCACCACCAGCTGATGTACCGCCACCACCATCACTAGTGACACCAGCGCCTCCTCCGCAGCAACCTAATCTTGCTACCAGAAAAG CAGCAATGGACTCTTCAAGACTAGCAGTCTTATTCTCTCTCGTTTTCATACGACTATGTGCTTTCACATATGCTGAGCCGGTGAAGCTGGTTCAAGTCTGTTCGCACAAAAGCGACTTCTCCCTGAATAGCACCTATGAGAACAACCTTAATGACTTATATCTCACCACCATTACCTCCAACACCAAAATAGACCATGGTTTTTTCAGTGCCTCTTATGGCGAAGACTCTGATAAGGTCAATGCTATAGGTCTGTGTAGAGGAGATCTTGTGGCAGATATTTGCCGTAGTTGCATTAATGATGCCATCAATGACTTCGCAGAATACTGCCCGAACCAGAGAGAGGCCATTGCTTGGTATGATGAGTGTATGCTTAGATACTCAAATCGTTCCATATTTGGTAAAATGGAGGTCGAACCGTTTCGTTCACTCGTCAATGTAAACGTTGTCAACAATGTCACCAACGTAACTCATTTTAATCAGGTCTTGGCAACCTTGTTAGATAGGCTTAAAACTCAAGCGGCCTCCGGCCGTTCCCTTCGCAGGGTTGCAACAGGGAATGCTAATGTTTCCAAGTCGCAGACTCTATATGCAATGGTTCAGTGCACCCCTGATTTGTCCCCAGAGGATTGTAACGATTGCCTGAGAAATGTCACTGAATCACTTCCACGATGTTGTAATGGGAGGAAAGGAGCAAGAGTTTTGACTCCAAGTTGTAATATTAGGTATGAAAATCATCTCTTTTATGGCCCTTTGGTTGATATGACACCCCCAACGCCGTCTCCAGCGTCACTAGCGGTTGATGCACCATCATCCCCACCGGTCGATGCACCATCATCCCCACCGGTCGATGCGCCAGCATTCCCACCTGTCTATGCACCAGCATTCCCACCGGTCGATGCACCAGCATCCCCACCGGTTGACGCACCAGTATTACCGCCGTTTGATGAACCAGTATTACCGCCGGAGGATTATGACTCACCACTATTGCCACCATATGATGCATCGTCACCACCACCCCCAGAGCCACCAGCGCCTCCTCTGCAGCAACCTGATCATGCGACCGGAAATG GTGACATGAACAGCAAATTTCAAGCTCTGGGAACAGCGGTTCTGCTAATGATTTTGCAATACTTTATATTTTGA
- the LOC18596796 gene encoding uncharacterized protein At4g28440, whose protein sequence is MATTGQQQGQEQEQQQQQGQEQKKTTEKRKPVFVKVDQLKPGTNGHTLIAKVLSSNMVLQKGRAASQHLRQTRIAECLVGDETGTILFTARNDQVDLMKPVATVILRNAKIDMFKGSMRLAVDKWGRIEVTDPANFVVKEDNNLSLVEYELVNVVEE, encoded by the exons ATGGCGACGACAGGACAGCAGCAAGGACAAGAACAAgaacagcagcagcagcaaggacaagaacaaaagaaaacaacagaGAAGAGAAAGCCAGTGTTTGTGAAAGTGGATCAGCTAAAGCCAGGGACCAACGGCCACACCTTAATCGCCAAGGTCTTGTCGTCTAACATGGTCCTTCAAAAGGGTCGAGCTGCTTCTCAACATCTCCGCCAAACCCGCATCGCTGAGTGCCTTGTTGGGGACGAGACCGGTACCATCCTCTTCACTGCTCGTAACGATCAAG TTGACTTGATGAAGCCAGTTGCCACTGTAATTCTTCGTAATGCAAAGATTGATATGTTTAAGGGTTCTATGAGGCTGGCTGTTGACAAATGGGGCCGCATTGAGGTCACTGATCCTGCTAACTTTGTTGTTAAAGAAGATAACAATCTATCTCTTGTCGAGTATGAGTTGGTTAATGTAGTTGAAGAATGA